From Dryobates pubescens isolate bDryPub1 chromosome 11, bDryPub1.pri, whole genome shotgun sequence:
ATTCTTCCAGTTCAGCAGGAAGTGATTCAAGATAGTTTCCAATGAGCTCTAACTGAACAAGATTCAGTAGCTGACCCACACCAGGGGACAAATTCATCAAACTGTTGTTTCCCAGAAGAAGAAATTGCAGCTTTTTGCACTGAAATAATCCATCAGGCAGCGTTTCaatctagggggaaaaaaagaaaaggtacaTTAGAAGCTGTTAGCCTATATGCAGCTACATATTTTCATGTTTCCTGGTTTTATTTGTGGAAAGATATGGAGAATTAAGATTGCAATGCTTCTACCGTGTGGTAAAATGCTTGAGAACATTACAATCTCTTTATATACTGGCTTTGTTATGAAGATTCTTAACCACTGGCAGAAGTCAAGGGATAAGTATGGTGGAGGGAGCACAGAAGTGCATCCAAAGGTGTGCAGGTAGAGGACCTAAATAAGCTACTCCTAAGAATCACTTAATGAAGAACAGACAGACTGTGGAGAGACATCAGCAATTCCTGCATTTCAAAAGCTGTATAGGCAGTTatctgtgcagcacaggagtAACTCAGTTCTGGTTCTCACTACTGGCATTGAATCCAAACTTAACCTCACCAATAAAAACAATTACAAACCTCAAAAGGAGTCTTATGTCACAAGCCTGGATCTCACACTAATGAGCCTGACAGTttagcactgctgctgaagttACCAGCTATCAACCAGGTGTTGAAACATTACAGCTTTCAAGTTGACATATTCAGTTAAAAATTTGCCACTTTTCACTTCCATTAAGCACTACATACAACAgacagctgcagagaaagagaagatacctttctgcagccttcctcacctgctgctgcagaccaaGACAGCTACACAAGCTTTGAATATGTAAGTTGCAGTAATTACACAAACACCACCCCTTTATTTCAGCTCTACCATGTTCACTTGAATCATGAACACTGCACAAGCATTTTGAACCAGAAGCTGTTCCAGAAGAAAGCATAAGTAAAAAGGCAGCATTTGTTTGGTTCTGGTTTTTTGTTCCcatgttttcttttcagaagcAGCAAGTCAAAAGTTGTACTTACGTGGTTTTTTGTCAAAGCCAAATACTGCAGATTGGTCAGATAGCCGATTTCTTCAGGGATGGAGGTTAGCTTATTATAGCTAAGATCCAAATAGTGTAATTTTCTACAAAGAAATAGCTGCAATGGAACATTCTTAATATTATTATAATTTAGATACAACTGTTCCAGGTTTGATAATGCACCGATCTGCACAGGGATATATGAAATACTATTGTGCCACAGTTTTAAGCAAGAAAGATTCTTAAGATGTTGAAAGCTAATTATTTCTTCCACTGTTCtgagattattttcttttaagtcAATTTCATGCAAATTGTTTAGGGTAAAAATTGAATGGGGAATGCGCTCTAAATCACAGCAGATTAATTCCAAGGTTCTCAGGTTTACCAGCTTCTTCAGATTGTTCAGCACAATCAGTTTATTTCCCTCGTTGTTGATAGACAAGTGTTGCAAAGAGGGCAGAAGATCTGTAACCACTTGAGGTATACGGGAAAGGTTGTTTTTCAAGTGAATTGATCTCAAATTTTTTAGCCCCTGAAAGCTTTCACTGTATATGGAGTTGTGATGATCTAGCATAAAATATCCTGTTAAGCACAATTCTTGTAGGTTTTTTAGATGAAATACCCAAAAGGGAATTCTTCCCATCTCGCTGGACTTCAGGCGCAATGTTTTCAGATTTTCTTCTAGAAAGCTGACTGCTGGATAATCCATAGTTAGTGAGGAATGATAAACATTGAGTTCTTTGAGATTGACCAGCTGGGTCACAGTTGAAGGAAGTTTGGCTTCAGGAATAAGTTCCAGGCTTAGGACTTCTATTTCTGTCAGTTCGAAGACACTGTCTGGAAGACCATTTAACATGAAAAGGTGAAGTTCAATCTTGTCTTGGGAATTTCTTACtagtttatttttcagtttttccACTGACCATTCATTGTTAAGATTTAtctgtttcagtttgttttcaCTCAAGTCAGACAGGAATATTGAGAATCGTTGGGAATAAAGAGGATCATACTGATCTGCCAAATGGAGAATAAACGCAAAGTCATTCTTTACATCAGGTATATCACTgtaattacttttctctctcaATTTCTCAAAAGAATATTGCTTAAgtgaacttcttaacatccaccACAAACTGTAAGTGCAAGTTAAGCCATAGAAGATCACTAAAACAACATAAAATGAAGCCAAAACTTTGAAAATTTCTGCTAGTGAATAAACACACTGGTACCTTTTATAGCCTGTAAAGGCTTGAACATTGACTACACAATCAATTTCAAGTGTAATAAATGATAAATAGTAGGGAACATAAGTTATTATCATTACAAATACAATGACTTTCACTATGATCTGTTTCATATACACTCTATATATGACATCCTTCTCTTCAACGTGTACTCTGAATTTCTTCACTTTTTCAAATATAGCTTTAGCTTgttccccttcttttttgtcAAGAACACTTGAGGAATTTTCTCTTCCAGTTGTTTCCAAGCCAGGCTGTGAATATGGCAGGGACTGTCTGCTGGCCCCTATATCTACTGAACTCCCAGGTGATGCTTTTGATTTGGCTATTGGCAACTTCCTCACAGACTGCTCAGCAACTGTTTCTGAGAGGGCACGTGTTGTCCATGGAGAATCGAAACACTTCTGCAGAATGGCTACAAAGTGCTCAAGTCTGGAACTTGTACTCGGATAGTACAGCCAGAAATTACTGCAAGCTGCAAAAATGAAGGTATGCAGAAGCACTAGGTATGGAAAAAATTTGGCAAACCAGTGAAGCTGTCTCTCATAACATACTGCATCGATATAGGAATACTGCTGCCGGTGGAGATCGTTCTGGATTTTAAGCGGGATGATTATCTGTGCTGGAGAGCTAGCAGACATGTTAAGGTTGGCTTTAACTAAATCCCAAGGCACGGCACAATGATTGTCAAATTCTAGCTTGCAAGGAAGACAACACAAAACTCTGGTTTGAGTAAGCTGGAGAGCCCCAGCGAGCACAGCAACTAGCAGCATTATCATGGTGAGGTAATACCAGAAGACATCCCACCATGGTTTTAGTATGTGGTAGGATGACTGGGCATCTGCTAAGTATTTGAGTTCTGTTAGCGTGATCATGACTTTCACCTGTGAGAGAACAGCAGCTggtagaggaaaaaagaaaaagacatccTTAGAGACATGTTAAAAAACAATTTATCTTGCCATTAAAACAATTGAAGCTCATTACTGTTTACACAGTTTTAAATATATATGACATTTGGACTAGCATCCAGAGCATAGTAAAAAGATCCAAGAAATCCTGGCACTTAAACCTAACCATCAGCTTATTTAAGAAAAGTTACTTGCATTCCAAAATGTCAATGAAGAATGACACTAGCCACAGTGAACAGGAGAAAACAGATTTTGAGGAAACATTTGGGTACTGTTGAAGTAGAAGCAACAGGTATAAGTTAAATAACTGTTTCATATATTACAGTAGTTTCCCACCACTGTCCTAAACTTATGTAACAAAAGTGATTTCTCATTTACAAAGAATTCCCAAAATCAGAGTAATATGTTAACACGATGACACTTGCAATTTAGAGTTTTCCACTAGATAGATTCATGCTACCCAATAATAAAGAATACACAAAATCTCTCAGAAGAGCAGTTTTACCTTACATGTGCTGATATACAATTCCCCATCTTCTGCCATCAAGAGAATTAAATATATTGACAAGAAAAATTGAGCTAACAACTTGTTGTCCAGTGTTGTCATACACACAAAAATGCCAcacaccctccccagcagcacaagtTTAATTCATACTTACTTTACTAATTAAAGAGAATAAAATACACGGCTCTGGTCAGTCAGGAGGTCTACACCTTTTAAAATTCCTTGGACATGCCATCTTCACATTTGTCTTCATTCTAGATGAAAAAACAATGGAACATATTTTAATGGTTTAGTCTGAAGAGCAAACATTTCAGCTCTCATTAGGACTGCTGCCTTATGGCAGGCATCAGGATCCGTTAAGCTCTGCATTACTACAGCTACGTAAAATGGAAGAGAACATACTTGGACACGATCATATAGAATGTGAAGTCAGAGTTTGACATGAACAGAAGACCACTTGCAGCTAGCCCTATTTCAACTGAGAGgtaattatgtatttttttaaattgaataatgatgtgaaaataaaatataaaacatGCAAGACTTCAAGAAGTAGAAGTTAGTCACAATTCTGATACACCAAAGTTTGGCAGAAAGGCAAGTTTGTAAAAGATGGAGGCCCAAATTTTACATTTTGCGTTACAAATGGTAACTGTCCAGTGTCAATGGCAATGCCACACATGGGGAGAAACAAGAGCATAAAGTTTGTAAGCAGTACAGGTATGAAGCAATGGTGCTGTTCTGCttgttttcttatttaaagaatcatttaggttagaagggacctttaagatcaagtccaaccattaacctagcacAGCCacgtccaccactaaaccatgtccctgtgtgtcacatcTACACATATTTCAAATAGTTcatgggatggtgactccacttccctgaggagcctggtccagtgtttgacaaccctttcagtgacgAAATTTTTCCCCaatataaacctcccctggtgcaacttgagtctgtttcctcttgttctattgcttgttacttgggaaaagagaccaaccctcacctcaatacagcctcctttcaggtagttgtagagagcaataaggtctcccctcagcctccatttcttcaggctatgcaaccctttccctcagccactcatcAGATGTGtgttctagacccttcacctgCTTCGTCACTGTCCTGTGGACATGCCCAGTACCTTAGtctcttgtactgaggggcccaaaactaaacacagtACTTGACGCAATCTCACCAGTACCAAGTAGAGTGAGACAATTATTTCCCTATTCCTGTTGGCT
This genomic window contains:
- the LRRC8B gene encoding volume-regulated anion channel subunit LRRC8B, whose product is MITLTELKYLADAQSSYHILKPWWDVFWYYLTMIMLLVAVLAGALQLTQTRVLCCLPCKLEFDNHCAVPWDLVKANLNMSASSPAQIIIPLKIQNDLHRQQYSYIDAVCYERQLHWFAKFFPYLVLLHTFIFAACSNFWLYYPSTSSRLEHFVAILQKCFDSPWTTRALSETVAEQSVRKLPIAKSKASPGSSVDIGASRQSLPYSQPGLETTGRENSSSVLDKKEGEQAKAIFEKVKKFRVHVEEKDVIYRVYMKQIIVKVIVFVMIITYVPYYLSFITLEIDCVVNVQAFTGYKRYQCVYSLAEIFKVLASFYVVLVIFYGLTCTYSLWWMLRSSLKQYSFEKLREKSNYSDIPDVKNDFAFILHLADQYDPLYSQRFSIFLSDLSENKLKQINLNNEWSVEKLKNKLVRNSQDKIELHLFMLNGLPDSVFELTEIEVLSLELIPEAKLPSTVTQLVNLKELNVYHSSLTMDYPAVSFLEENLKTLRLKSSEMGRIPFWVFHLKNLQELCLTGYFMLDHHNSIYSESFQGLKNLRSIHLKNNLSRIPQVVTDLLPSLQHLSINNEGNKLIVLNNLKKLVNLRTLELICCDLERIPHSIFTLNNLHEIDLKENNLRTVEEIISFQHLKNLSCLKLWHNSISYIPVQIGALSNLEQLYLNYNNIKNVPLQLFLCRKLHYLDLSYNKLTSIPEEIGYLTNLQYLALTKNHIETLPDGLFQCKKLQFLLLGNNSLMNLSPGVGQLLNLVQLELIGNYLESLPAELEECQFLKRNSLIVEERLLKTLPPRVRERLQTCSDKC